The following are encoded in a window of Staphylospora marina genomic DNA:
- the rplA gene encoding 50S ribosomal protein L1 — translation MAKHGKKYLEAAKQVDREKFYEPQEALELVKSLSKAKFDETVEAAFRLGVDTKKADQQVRGAVVLPHGTGKTKRVLVFAKGEKAKEAEAAGADFVGDEDLINKVSQGWLDFDVVVATPDMMGQVGRLGRILGPKGLMPNPKTGTVTFEVEKAVKEIKAGKIEYRADKAGNVHAAIGKVSFPVEKLAENLQALAEALIKAKPAAAKGTYMKSVTVSSTMGPGVRVNPQHFTR, via the coding sequence GTGGCAAAGCACGGAAAAAAGTATCTTGAGGCCGCCAAACAAGTGGACCGTGAAAAGTTTTACGAGCCTCAGGAAGCTCTTGAACTGGTGAAAAGCCTGTCCAAGGCCAAATTCGACGAAACGGTGGAAGCCGCTTTCCGTCTGGGAGTGGACACCAAGAAAGCAGATCAGCAAGTGAGAGGCGCTGTGGTGCTGCCGCACGGCACGGGCAAAACCAAACGCGTCCTGGTCTTCGCCAAAGGTGAAAAAGCGAAGGAAGCGGAAGCTGCCGGAGCCGATTTTGTCGGTGACGAAGACTTGATCAACAAGGTGAGCCAAGGATGGCTCGATTTCGACGTGGTGGTCGCCACCCCCGACATGATGGGTCAGGTGGGGCGCCTGGGTCGGATTCTCGGTCCGAAAGGTCTGATGCCGAACCCGAAAACCGGTACCGTCACGTTTGAGGTCGAAAAAGCCGTGAAAGAGATCAAAGCCGGTAAAATCGAGTACCGTGCAGACAAGGCCGGCAACGTTCATGCCGCCATCGGAAAGGTTTCCTTCCCGGTCGAGAAACTGGCCGAGAACCTGCAGGCGCTGGCTGAAGCCCTGATCAAGGCAAAACCGGCCGCCGCCAAGGGAACCTACATGAAAAGCGTGACCGTTTCCTCCACCATGGGACCGGGTGTGCGCGTCAACCCGCAACATTTCACCCGCTGA
- the rplJ gene encoding 50S ribosomal protein L10: MSKALEAKKAVVAEIAEKLQKSKSTIVADYRGLTVKEMNELRKQLREVGVEFHVLKNTLTKRAAEQVGQDDLSQFLTGPSALAFSYEDVVAPAKVLHKFAKDSKKMEIKGGMVEGRMVTQDEIKALADLPSREGLLSMLLSVLQAPIRNFALAVKAVADKGEEGAAAEQA; encoded by the coding sequence GTGTCCAAAGCGCTTGAGGCAAAGAAAGCGGTTGTGGCGGAAATCGCCGAGAAACTGCAAAAGAGCAAAAGCACGATCGTGGCTGATTATCGCGGTCTGACCGTGAAAGAAATGAACGAACTCCGCAAACAGCTTCGCGAAGTCGGCGTGGAGTTCCACGTTCTCAAAAACACGCTGACCAAACGAGCCGCCGAGCAGGTGGGTCAGGATGACCTGTCTCAATTCCTGACCGGTCCGTCCGCCCTGGCGTTCAGCTACGAGGATGTCGTCGCTCCGGCGAAAGTGCTCCACAAATTCGCCAAGGACAGCAAGAAAATGGAGATCAAAGGCGGTATGGTGGAAGGCCGGATGGTCACCCAGGATGAGATCAAGGCTCTGGCGGACCTGCCGTCCCGCGAAGGTCTCCTGTCCATGCTTCTGTCCGTGCTGCAGGCTCCGATCCGCAACTTCGCGCTGGCCGTCAAGGCCGTTGCGGACAAAGGCGAGGAAGGCGCTGCTGCCGAACAAGCCTGA
- the rplL gene encoding 50S ribosomal protein L7/L12: protein MTKEQIIEAIKGMSVLELNDLVKAIEEEFGVTAAAPVVMAGGGAAAEAAEEKTEFDVILADAGSSKINVIKVVRGITGLGLKEAKALVDGTPAPVKEGVSKEEAEKIKAELEEAGAKVEIK, encoded by the coding sequence ATGACGAAAGAGCAAATCATTGAAGCGATCAAAGGCATGAGCGTTCTGGAACTGAACGATCTCGTCAAAGCCATCGAGGAAGAATTCGGCGTGACCGCAGCTGCTCCGGTGGTTATGGCCGGCGGTGGCGCTGCTGCCGAAGCTGCCGAAGAGAAAACCGAATTCGACGTGATCCTGGCTGATGCCGGTTCTTCCAAAATCAACGTCATCAAAGTGGTCCGCGGCATCACCGGTCTGGGCCTCAAAGAAGCAAAAGCTCTGGTGGACGGAACCCCGGCTCCGGTCAAAGAAGGCGTCTCCAAAGAAGAAGCGGAAAAAATCAAAGCAGAACTCGAAGAAGCCGGTGCAAAAGTCGAAATCAAGTAA